The Bacteroidia bacterium genomic interval ATGTAAAAACCCTGGATGAATTAGCCGATGGAAATTTTCCTTTCCCACAAGTGGGAGCTGCATTGCGATTGAGCACCAATGATGATCCTCTTGACTTTTCGACCTTCCTGTTCAATAAAGCGGGGACTTCTTTCACCATCCTGAAAAATGGGAATTTTTCTGAGACCTATAATATTGTAACGAATTAGAAAATAATCATCAAAAAGGGGAATTGAAAAAAGGGGTGGAAGCTATCTTCTACCCCTTGCCTTTTTATCAAAACATATATCATTTTATAAGGAAAAGTTTCCTTCTGAATCTTCCATTCCAATTGGCTTCAATCACATAATATCCCGGAGAAAGTCCCGGCAAATTCAACATGTATTTGTTGTCTGTATGCAATTCTTTGTTTCTAAGCCAGAGTTGGCGGCCGGTGATATCCATCAAGCGGAGTTTTGCATCTGCTGACTCAGCAAACCAAATCATTTCCATGGCTTGCAGGCCTTCAATCATCCGTACTGCGAAAGCATTGGGAGCTCCTACTTCTACTTCGATCTGATCGCTGTAGGCAATGGTACCGTCTATGTCGTGCATGGCGAGTCGATATACATTACTGCCTGGCTCGGGGCGAGAATCCCAGCTTTGGTAGGTGTCTTTCCCTTCTGCAGAAACTACCCCCACGGTTCGAAAGCCAGTATTGTTCTCTGTTCGTCTTTCAACTTCATAATGCGAGAAATTTTCTTCCAATTCTACTTTCCATTCCAGTAAGACTGATCCATCAATAAGTTCTGCCTCAAATGCATTCAAGACTACGGGGAATACTGCATTATTAAAATTGAGTTGCATGCCTTCAATTTCGGCTTCTGCTAAAGCGGAGGTATTATGACTGGTGAAAGCAATTCCAGCATAAATGGTAGTGTTCAGTTCAACCGTTACTGGATTGTCGCTGTTGTTGAGCAAGCTCCAGTTTATCCCATCTTCTGATTCATAAGCAGTATAGACATCGCCTTGTCTGTCTAACTTTAACCAATGAGGAGGATAATACCCAATGGCAATTTCCTTATAGGTATTCTGGCCGTCGCCAGGTCGGTACTGTATAGCCAGGTGATGGTTGGGATTGATGCGTAGAAAGACATTTGCCGAACTTTCATCCAGGCTATTCCTAAACATGATCCCTATTTTAGTATCTTCATCTTGCTCAGTTGCCCAATTGACTTTAAAGATCATATCCCCATCCCCACTCACCTCTTTAGCAATAAAATGTCCCTGATCTTTGGTACTCCAAATATTGTTTCCGGCAGCTGATATTCGCCAGCTCTGATCTGTTACACATGCACTTCCTTCAATCGCAGGACTTCCCAAAGAAGTACTGACCCAATCGGAAGGAACGATACAAGTTGGTATTGCTCTACAGCCCAGGTCGATTTGGGTAAAACCCCCATTGCCATCATGATTGAGTGTGAAGCTGCTATTCAGGCTTCCATATGCACTGGGAGTAAAAGTAACATTTATAGTTTGGCTCCCTCCGGCAGGAATACTGGATGGAAGAGCTCCGCTTAAGACAAATTCGGAATTCGAGAAGGAGGCAGCATTTAAATTGATAGCATTTGCTCCGGGAGTCATAACCTCTACGGGAAAGGTATGGGAACTTCCTACTTCGACTTTATCACAAACGTTGGTTTGTTCCATTAAAACTACTCCATCCGGACTTTGGCCCACTGTCAATTTTACAACAATTGTATCTGGACTAAATGCAACACTCACAGCAGGATCAACTACATCCGGGCCATTTCCTTTCAGGATCAGCTTAGCAAAATAGCTGCCTTCTGCCAAGCCATTGCTATTCACTTCAATCGGAATTCTTCTTCCAACCAAATCCAGAGAAACTATACCTGGTTTTGTTATCCAGGAAACAGGAGTTTCAAGATCTAACTCTGCATCTAATGCTCCTGAGAGGGTCCAGGCCAATGCTTTTTGAGTAGCCGAAAGTCCCTGGTATACCCAAAAATCCAGGGTATCTTTTCCCCAACCAATTTCATAGTTGGGATTACGAGTAATTTTTGTGTATTGCGCGGTTGTTTTGGGGTCGCCTCTTGCAGGATATCCTCCATGAGTTATGATCAGACTATCTTTATAAATGCCAACAGCAGGTGCCATGATCAATTCAGGAAACTCCCAATCTGTGGCTTCGGTCCAAAGCCCGGTAGAAGGATCAAACTGCAAAGTTGTTTTTGAAATGGTTGAGTGAACTTCAGAACCGACCTGTACAACTTTCCCATCCAGGGCAAAACTCGCCAATTCCGAATGAGATCTGGCATAAGGAAGATCTGGCATAGTTGTCCAGACATCCGTTTCTACATCGTATACAAAAACATCTTTAAGATCTGTTCTACAAGGAAGGCCTCCATAACAACAATCATGATTATCCTCTCCTCCAAATGCATAAATTTTACCTCCAAGGGCCACAACACTTATATGAGCTCTTCCTACTGGAAGAGGGGCTCTATAATCTTCCCAGCTGACCGAGGAAGGATTTGCCTGCCATGCGTCGAGGTCCAAGGTATAGTGTTTTTCTGACATACCGCTACAGGCATTAAAAAAGCCTCCGATATAATGTAAAGTTCTACCGATATTTACACAATATCCATTCGCTATGGGTCTTGGGAGATCAGGACCTGCGTGCCAGACATCAGTCTTGGTATCATATATCCAAACCTCTTCAGTAACTGGGCCCGGATGGTCCCCTGTCCTGCCTCCGATTACCCATATACTGTCATTTACCAGAACATTGGCTGTATGGGTTACTCCTGCTTCATCGAGACTGGACTCATACTTAGACAAGGGCATATGTGTAAGCGTGGTCCAGCTATCTGTAGGAATATCATAAACCTCAAATGATGGAATGATTTTCTCATCAAATCCATTTTCTGAAGTGAAGCCCGATAAGACATATAGTTTATCTTCCAGTAGCAAACCCCCGGGAAGCCAACGAGCAATTGAAGCATCGCTAAGTGGCTGCCAGTTTTGACCGAATGAAACAGAAAAAAGGAAAAAGTAGAAGCAGCTTAGAAGGGAATATCGTGAAAATGCAATCATCATGAACTCGATAGAATAGCCCAGTATTTATACACGAAAATCCAAATATTTGAGGACAGTGAAAGGCCTGTTGGAACAGACGGTTCATTAAATTAACTGAATGGTCAATAAGTTGTGGTCAATGTAGCAAAACTGATTGCATAAAATCAGTAATTTCTTGAAAATCGGGAAATTACGACTTGCGAATACTACTTAATATCGGACAATAATTTCTCTATACTCTTCAAAGCATCTTCATATCTCCTAGGCCATTTTTCCATATGCAGTTGGGCATCTTTGAGGAGTTTTGTCCCTTTTGACTGCTCTCCGTTTTTTATATACCAATTTCCCATAGCCATTTCCAGCAAGCCACAACGGGGATGCTCATCCCCAAAATAATCGGTACAAATAGATAAGCCTTTATCCAGCAATCTCTTTGATTCTGGATATTTCTTTTGGTCCAAATACACTTTTCCTAAAGAATAATAGACGTAAATCAAAGTGGGGTGTCCGGCTGGTAAATTTCTTTCCAGAATAGGCCTGGCTTCCAGCAATAATTTTTCTGCCTTTTCCAACTCCCCCATATTTTCATACACATTGGCCAAACTCTGTGTAAGCTGACCATAGTAACTATCATCCCTTCCCCCATGTATCTCCACACTCAAAGTCCTCAAACTATCATAAACATAAATAGCAGAATCGAATAGATCCATACCCGTATAAACCCTGGCTACATTTACCCAGGAATCCATGCGCTGCTTATGGTTCGGGCCATAAATCTCCAGGGAATTCTGATGAGATATTTTCCCAAAACTCAAGGCTTCCGGAAAATTGCCGCGATTGTATTGAACCGAAGACATGATGGAATTGGTATAGGCAATTTCTGTATGTGGGGAAGGATAGACTTCTGAAACCATATCGACTGCAATTCTGAGTATAGAATCTGCTTCTTCCAGTTTATTGAGCACATTGTTTACTTCCCCCAATGCAGTCAAAGGGTAAACAATTTTCATTCGAGGATCTTCGAAGATTTCAGAATAGGTACTTATCAATGCCCTATATAGGCTATCTGCCTTGGAAAAATCTCCCTGGTAATAAGCATTACTGGCCATTCTCTCCAAATAGTTGGCCACCAGGGTA includes:
- a CDS encoding kelch repeat-containing protein; this translates as MMIAFSRYSLLSCFYFFLFSVSFGQNWQPLSDASIARWLPGGLLLEDKLYVLSGFTSENGFDEKIIPSFEVYDIPTDSWTTLTHMPLSKYESSLDEAGVTHTANVLVNDSIWVIGGRTGDHPGPVTEEVWIYDTKTDVWHAGPDLPRPIANGYCVNIGRTLHYIGGFFNACSGMSEKHYTLDLDAWQANPSSVSWEDYRAPLPVGRAHISVVALGGKIYAFGGEDNHDCCYGGLPCRTDLKDVFVYDVETDVWTTMPDLPYARSHSELASFALDGKVVQVGSEVHSTISKTTLQFDPSTGLWTEATDWEFPELIMAPAVGIYKDSLIITHGGYPARGDPKTTAQYTKITRNPNYEIGWGKDTLDFWVYQGLSATQKALAWTLSGALDAELDLETPVSWITKPGIVSLDLVGRRIPIEVNSNGLAEGSYFAKLILKGNGPDVVDPAVSVAFSPDTIVVKLTVGQSPDGVVLMEQTNVCDKVEVGSSHTFPVEVMTPGANAINLNAASFSNSEFVLSGALPSSIPAGGSQTINVTFTPSAYGSLNSSFTLNHDGNGGFTQIDLGCRAIPTCIVPSDWVSTSLGSPAIEGSACVTDQSWRISAAGNNIWSTKDQGHFIAKEVSGDGDMIFKVNWATEQDEDTKIGIMFRNSLDESSANVFLRINPNHHLAIQYRPGDGQNTYKEIAIGYYPPHWLKLDRQGDVYTAYESEDGINWSLLNNSDNPVTVELNTTIYAGIAFTSHNTSALAEAEIEGMQLNFNNAVFPVVLNAFEAELIDGSVLLEWKVELEENFSHYEVERRTENNTGFRTVGVVSAEGKDTYQSWDSRPEPGSNVYRLAMHDIDGTIAYSDQIEVEVGAPNAFAVRMIEGLQAMEMIWFAESADAKLRLMDITGRQLWLRNKELHTDNKYMLNLPGLSPGYYVIEANWNGRFRRKLFLIK